A section of the Brachyhypopomus gauderio isolate BG-103 chromosome 13, BGAUD_0.2, whole genome shotgun sequence genome encodes:
- the LOC143473979 gene encoding tumor necrosis factor receptor superfamily member 11B-like, translating to MGAFCTATEDTVCLPCPKDHFTQFWNYLPKCLFCANFCDENEIVKEECSPVRNRVCECKEGYYRLGDFCVKNTRCPTGFGAKQIGTAHGNTECEKCAPGTFSAEVSAYAQCVNHTECARVVLKGTNWHDNICSNCTDLMHGGGAALLREVLPTFFEHSKQKLRKLRRFVRLLDVRRAENVHPARHVVLAHVNDWIKTAHEHQLANLPEILRQSNLDSDAEKIDRMLKQIQKAMTFC from the exons ATGGGCGCCTTCTGCACTGCCACCGAGGACACCGTTTGCTTACCGTGCCCAAAAGATCACTTCACGCAGTTTTGGAATTACCTGCCAAAATGTCTGTTCTGCGCAAACTTCTGTGATGAAAACGAGATCGTTAAAGAGGAATGTTCACCTGTAAGGAACAGAGTGTGCGAGTGTAAGGAGGGATATTATCGGCTTGGGGACTTCTGCGTAAAAAACACCCGCTGTCCAACTGGTTTCGGTGCCAAGCAAATAG GTACTGCACACGGGAACACGGAGTGTGAGAAGTGCGCGCCGGGTACATTTTCTGCAGAGGTCTCCGCGTACGCACAGTGCGTGAACCACACGGAGTGCGCTCGGGTGGTTCTTAAAGGCACAAACTGGCATGACAACATTTGTTCAAACTGCACAGATCTTATGCATGGAG GGGGCGCGGCCTTGCTCAGGGAAGTTCTGCCGACCTTCTTCGAACATTCAAAACAGAAGCTGAGAAAACTGAGAAGATTCGTCCGTTTGCTTGACGTTAGGCGGGCGGAAAACGTGCACCCCGCTAGACACGTGGTGCTCGCTCACGTTAACGACTGGATTAAGACTGCGCACGAGCACCAGTTGGCAAATCTACCGGAGATCCTTCGACAGTCGAACTTAGACAGCGACGCGGAGAAAATCGATAGGATGTTAAAGCAGATTCAAAAGGCTATGACGTTTTGTTAA
- the LOC143474055 gene encoding uncharacterized protein LOC143474055, producing MTSRPETPIMPGYKSKPKKGKKPNKRHPRSSSSSPRRRVSPTLAQLREDPECAYLLCAARETSIPELAEEYRQTAARVWRERRPSPARELSPIRVSVPELYGETGTSPEGELGEDPPCSEEEGTPQHRDAAPTPGQLERDPQCAALLKMARETSSPEWAVVFRQEAVRGWLDRHVSPPHALSSQRVDACTVSATASTPEEEFGEGDSPGEGEEQEEVEAAYPPAFDDASTVDYGGEGADYTPSLDDASTVDYGEEEEESEEEGTVKGRWTPSADRSGEESMDCSRGGSPEQPMEWSCGSETEEMEVDIPEGQPRGESVRRAARGASACRGPPPAALHPVEGTQRKQGEDCPIQHQQHRISRLFPVCQSQCLEGVLGDS from the exons ATgacgagccgaccagagacacccATCATGCCGGGCTACAAAAGCAAgcccaagaagggcaagaagcctaACAAGCGGCATCCCCGCTCTTCGTCTTCTTCCCCACGCCGCAGGGTTTCGCCGACACTGGCACAGCTCAGGGAGGACCCGGAGTGCGCGTACCTGCTGTGCGCagctcgggagacctccatacccGAGCTGGCAGAGGAGTATCGCCAGACGGCTGCACGGGTGTGGCGGGAGAGACGTCCCTCGCCTGCCCGTGAGCTCTCGCCTATACGGGTCAGCGTCCCCGAGCTCTATGGCGAGACAGGGACGTCACCAGAgggcgagctcggggaggaccctccctgcagtgaggaggagggaaCACCCCAGCACCGCGATGCCGCACCAACGCCAGGACAGCTGGAACGAGACCCGCAGTGCGCCGCCCTGCTAAAGAtggctcgggagacctccagCCCCGAGTGGGCGGTGGTGTTCCGCCAGGAGGCAGTGAGGGGCTGGCTGGACAGACACGTGTCTCCTCCCCACGCCCTCTCGTCTCAGAGGGTAGACGCCTGCACCGTCAGCGCTACCGCGTCAACCCCGGAGGAGGAGTTCGGTGAGGGGGATTCCCCTggcgagggggaggagcaggaagaggtGGAAGCCGCCTACCCTCCGGCGTTCGACGAcgcgtccaccgtggactacggtggagagggagcggACTACACCCCCTCGCTCGACGACGcttccaccgtagactacggggaggaggaggaggagtccgaggaagaggggactgtgaaggggagatGGACCCCATCCGCGGATCGCTCAGGAGAAGAgagcatggactgctcccggggtggcagcccggagcagcccatggaaTGGAGTTGTGGCAGCGAgacggaggagatggaggtggacatCCCAGAGGGCCAGCCGAGGGGAGAGTCCGTCCGCCGCGCTGCACGGGGCGCGTCAGCCTGCCGCGGCCcgccgcccgccgcgctgcacccggtggagggaACGCAGCGAAAGCAGGGGGAGGACTGCCCAATCCAGCACCAGCAGCACCGGATCTCTCGCCTGTTTCCTGTTTGTCAGTCCCAATGTTT ggagggtgtgctaggcgattcgtga